The following are encoded in a window of Nibricoccus aquaticus genomic DNA:
- a CDS encoding ATP cone domain-containing protein → MTTALTSHRNVVKRDGKTTLFDIERIVRSIALALFASRQGDIENPLRHDATRRYGLGEDDFARARAIARSVEWASELFYQKNTTPTSDELQDLTEKMLAAEGEFAAAKAYILYRSRKNDARLNRYPSNGLQEYIFISRYARHDASLQRRETWDEAVNRVAAMHHQRYAALGDSDLYAAIDDAFEAVRRKEVLPSMRSLQFGGPAVFAHEARLFNCSFTHINRLRAFQESFYLLLVGCGVGFSVQKCHVSQLPPLAPRGHDDDLAVRHHHIIDTIEGWCDALGALLDAYVHGHVIEFNYSAIRPRGTALRTSGGKAPGHLPLKRALQSAEEILRTAAGRRLEPIEAYDILMHIAGAVLAGGVRRSATIALFSADDDKMMQAKTGDWFKTHPHRSASNNSAVLIRSRVTQQEFLRLFECQKQFGEPGFFFADHEDYGANPCVEIGLHPVFQVISRDDIARLNARGIHADDSGRPLRIGSRLHGFQMCNLTTINGALVRTEEDFSRAARAAAIIGTLQAGYTNIPYLGAVTQLINEREALLGVSICGIMDSPKILLDPQILQRAAGLVTETNAGFAARLGIRAAARTTCVKPEGTTSLLLGTGSGIHPRHSRRYFRRVQASRLDPVYQIFKHYNPHLCEPSAYGKRTDDVITFPVESPADAILRDQLDAVRFLEMVRLVQENWVLPGTSHAAYAPGLAHNVSNTVTVQDGEWDAVAAFIWENRARFTGVALLQSFGDKAYVQAPLESVQTAADAQRWNLLACNPVPYTELEEQHDETKLAQVVACAGGQCELSV, encoded by the coding sequence ATGACCACCGCTCTCACCTCCCATCGCAACGTCGTCAAACGCGACGGCAAAACCACTCTCTTCGACATCGAACGCATCGTCCGCTCCATCGCCCTCGCCCTCTTCGCCTCGCGTCAGGGCGACATCGAAAACCCTCTCCGCCACGACGCCACTCGTCGCTACGGCCTCGGCGAGGACGACTTCGCCCGCGCCCGCGCCATCGCCCGTTCCGTCGAATGGGCCAGCGAACTTTTCTACCAGAAAAACACCACACCCACCTCCGACGAGCTCCAGGATCTCACCGAGAAAATGCTCGCCGCCGAGGGCGAGTTCGCCGCCGCCAAAGCCTACATCCTCTATCGCTCGCGCAAGAACGACGCCCGCCTCAACCGCTACCCGAGCAACGGCCTCCAGGAGTACATCTTCATCTCCCGCTACGCGCGCCACGACGCCTCCCTCCAGCGCCGCGAAACTTGGGACGAAGCCGTCAACCGCGTCGCCGCCATGCACCATCAGCGCTACGCCGCGCTCGGCGACTCCGATCTCTACGCCGCCATCGACGACGCCTTCGAAGCCGTCCGCCGCAAAGAGGTTCTCCCCTCGATGCGCTCGCTCCAGTTCGGCGGCCCCGCCGTCTTCGCCCACGAGGCCCGCCTCTTCAACTGCTCCTTCACGCACATCAACCGCCTCCGCGCTTTCCAGGAGTCGTTCTACCTTCTCCTCGTCGGCTGCGGCGTCGGTTTCTCCGTGCAAAAATGCCACGTCTCCCAACTCCCGCCGCTCGCCCCGCGCGGTCACGACGACGACCTTGCCGTCCGCCATCACCACATCATCGATACGATCGAGGGTTGGTGCGACGCTCTCGGCGCGCTCCTCGACGCCTACGTCCACGGCCACGTCATCGAGTTCAACTACTCCGCCATCCGCCCGCGCGGCACCGCCCTCCGCACCTCGGGCGGCAAAGCCCCCGGCCACCTCCCGCTCAAGCGCGCCCTCCAGTCCGCCGAGGAGATTCTCCGCACCGCCGCCGGGCGACGCCTCGAACCCATCGAGGCCTACGACATCCTCATGCACATCGCCGGTGCCGTCCTCGCCGGCGGCGTCCGCCGCTCCGCGACCATCGCGCTCTTCTCGGCCGACGACGACAAGATGATGCAGGCCAAAACCGGCGATTGGTTCAAAACTCACCCGCACCGCTCCGCCTCCAACAACTCCGCAGTGCTTATCCGTTCGCGCGTCACGCAGCAGGAATTTCTGCGTCTCTTCGAGTGCCAGAAACAATTCGGCGAGCCCGGCTTCTTTTTCGCAGACCACGAAGACTATGGCGCCAACCCCTGCGTCGAGATCGGCCTGCATCCGGTTTTCCAAGTCATCAGCCGCGACGACATCGCGAGGCTCAACGCCCGCGGCATCCACGCCGACGACTCCGGCCGCCCGCTCCGCATCGGTTCCCGTCTCCACGGTTTCCAGATGTGCAATCTCACCACGATCAACGGCGCCCTCGTCCGCACCGAGGAGGATTTTTCCCGCGCCGCCCGCGCCGCCGCGATCATCGGCACGCTCCAGGCCGGTTACACCAACATCCCCTACCTCGGCGCCGTCACCCAGCTCATCAACGAGCGCGAAGCCCTCCTCGGCGTCTCCATCTGCGGCATCATGGACAGCCCGAAAATCCTCCTCGATCCCCAGATCCTCCAGCGCGCCGCCGGCCTCGTCACCGAAACCAACGCCGGTTTCGCCGCCCGCCTCGGCATCCGCGCCGCCGCCCGCACCACCTGCGTGAAACCCGAAGGCACCACGTCGCTCCTCCTCGGCACCGGCTCCGGCATCCACCCGCGCCACTCCCGCCGCTACTTCCGCCGCGTCCAGGCCAGCCGCCTCGATCCGGTGTATCAAATCTTCAAGCACTACAACCCGCACCTCTGCGAGCCCTCCGCCTACGGCAAACGCACCGACGACGTCATCACCTTCCCCGTAGAGTCGCCCGCCGATGCCATCCTCCGCGATCAGCTCGACGCCGTCCGCTTCCTCGAAATGGTCCGCCTCGTGCAGGAAAACTGGGTCCTCCCCGGCACCAGCCACGCCGCCTACGCCCCCGGCCTCGCCCACAACGTCTCCAACACCGTCACCGTGCAGGACGGCGAGTGGGACGCCGTCGCCGCCTTCATCTGGGAAAACCGCGCCCGCTTCACCGGCGTCGCGCTGCTCCAGTCCTTCGGCGACAAAGCCTACGTTCAGGCCCCGCTCGAGTCCGTCCAAACCGCCGCCGACGCCCAGCGCTGGAACCTCCTCGCCTGCAATCCCGTCCCCTACACCGAGCTCGAGGAGCAACACGACGAAACCAAACTCGCCCAAGTCGTCGCCTGCGCCGGCGGCCAATGCGAACTCAGCGTCTGA